The sequence below is a genomic window from Setaria italica strain Yugu1 chromosome IV, Setaria_italica_v2.0, whole genome shotgun sequence.
GATCTTGAGCAAAATAGGTCCAGTCGCTTACAAATTGGATCTCCTAGCTTCTGCATCGATTCATCCCGTCTTCCACGTCTCGCAGCTAAAGAAAGCCCCTCCTACTACCCATCAGGTAACAGCTGATCTTCCCCCACACTCGGATTCCTGCCAGTTTCCTGAGCAGGTCCTCGCCAAACGCATGGTGACTCAGGGATCTTCTACTGTGCAACAAGTGTTGGTCAAATGGTCTGGCTGGTCCGATtccttagggggcgtttgggaggagggggctaaattttagctcccgtcacatcgaatgttggACACTAATAGGAGNNNNNNNNNNNNNNNNNNNNNNNNNNNNNNNNNNNNNNNNNNNNNNNNNNNNNNNNNNNNNNNNNNNNNNNNNNNNNNNNNNNNNNNNNNNNNNNNNNNNTGAGCAAGGGAAAAACATAAACGGGAAGTGCCGCCTATTTCTGTACCGCTTGGCAGTTTTCCCCGCTACTTGTTTAAGAGTCTTAGTCTGTTATGGGACCAATTCATTCTACACCTAACCATCGGTAATGATGGAGGAAtcagacttaatagattcgtctcgcgatttagcctaggggttctgcaattagttttacaattagcttatgtttagtcatcctaattagtattcgaacatccgatgtgacagagctaaagtttagcctcctcctcccaaacaccgcCTAACACGGGCCGGCGTTCGACGACAACTACGACGCGCAGTATGGCGCGGATGGTCATCATCTGGTCAACCGGGGGACTCGTCCTTGATCGAAGCTCTGGTAATAAGTTCTTGCCGAGGCGGCTGATGCTGACGCAACGCACTAGTAGCTAGCTAGTTGCCCGTACGTTCTTGAGACCCTACCGATCGGTGACGTTCATAGGTGACCGTGCAGGAGCTGTGGGTTCCGCTCCAAGTCCGTGTACGGGTCGGGCCTCTTCCACATGACAATGAAGATCCCTTCCGGGTATACGGCCGGAGTCGTCACAACCTTCTATGTCAGTTCAacccttttattttattttttctgtgAAACAAGTTACACATCATTCCGATCTTCTTGCTCACTTAACCTCTTGATTACACGTTCGTGTGTCGTGATGATCAAAACTATTCGTTAATCAATTTGATTAAGACGAGCTAATTAATGAGACGTCATTACGTTGCTACTTTCTTCCATCTCTGGATCCTGTGCATCGATCCGGCCAGCTTATTTCACAGCCGGAAAATGGCGGCCACGACGAAATCGATCTTGAGTTCTTGGGCGACAAGGCCGGCAGGCCCGTGACCCTCCAGACCAACCTCATCATCGACGGGCAGAGCTACAGGGAGCAGCGGCTGCACCTGTGGTTCGACCCCGCCGCCGACTTCCACGACTACAAAATCCTCTGGAACGCCTACCAGCTCGTGTAACCTTTTCATTATCCGATCCGTTCATCTTTGCTATTTTTCAGGTGCATGCCTTGCAACTTCTTTCTGCAGTAATGACCAGTAAATTCCTTCGTGAAATTACCGCAGGATGTTCCTGGACGACACGCCGGTGCGGGTGCTCAGAAACCTGACGGCCACCGTGCCGGGTTACCAGTTCCCGTCGAAGCCGGCGATGCTGATCCGCGGGAGCGTGTGGGACGGCTCCGACTGGGCGACGGACGACGGGCGGGCCAAGGTGGACTGGTCCAAGGCGCCCTTCACCGCCGCCTTCCGCGGCTTCGACGTCGACGCGGCCTGCgccgtccgcggcggcggcggcgtgacgcCGTGCAATGACTCGGCGGCACTGTGGTGGAACGGCGGCGAGTACGAGGTTCTCTCCGGCGCGCAGAGGGCGGCGTACGAGGGCGTCAAGAAGAACAACATGGTGTACGATTACTGCACGGACAAGCTCCGGTTCAACAATCATGTGCCGCTCGAGTGCAGCTACAATTGATCGAGTTGCTACAGTTGGATCGAATAATCTTCAGTGAGTTGCATGTTATGTAGTTCATGTTGGAAGACGGAAGAAGTAATTAATATCTCCACAGAAACGTTGCTATATATGCTACGAATATGCAAAGTCGAACTCTTGGGCTTTCTATGTTTGTCATGGAAATATTGCAATTTGCAAGTGTGAAAATGGGAAGGGGCCTCAAATTTGTGTAATTTTTAGAGGAATGGGATGTATATGCCTCATTTCGAACATAGAAAATTTGTGGAAACATtcttaagaaaaaaaagtaatcaatataactttttttttacttattACCAATGTGTAATAATGAAACCACTCCTATAGAAAAAATTTATAAGAGAAATCCTGTGTTATGAAACCATTCTTATAGAAATAATTTATAAAAAGAAAACTCCTAATAAGTTAGGAGGGTCTATCTATTATCTATACAGCACCTAGTACCTGCTTTATTCTTTTAGCCATTTAATTTTGAGATTTGCGGCTCATATTTGATCAAAGGGAAAGTTGGTTTCGTAGCACTTAAAAAATATGGTTTCTAGAAAATACCAACAAAAAATTTCTGTTACGTAAAATACCATCAAAAGAACGGACGTTACCTTGCTAGCTAGCATTCGGTCTGTTTATCCGTTAACGTCGTGTTACCTTGCTAGCTAGCATTCCGTCTGTTTATCCGTTAACGTCGAGAACCGGTGGTGACGGGCGTCCGTCGTGCGgctcctccccctccttccTCACCATCACCGTACGGcccgttcgcttcagcttattcagctggcttatcagccaccaaacagtattttcctcttacaataaatcaaccgtttcagcttttcagccggcttataaactgaagcgaacaggccgatgCTCTCCCAGGTCTCCCGTGCCCGCACTGCGGGGCTCATGCTTTTCCACGCAACCTGCACTTCCCGAGTCCCAAGCCCCGCCATGGCTGCCTCCCGACACCCTCGTGCAATGTAGGCTCCTGCAGGACTCCGATGGTCCGACCACAGGCGCCACTCTGCAACTCCCTGCTCACGTCATCGCACGAGTCCCTCGCCCACCGGTCatccactactagagaactcaccttccatccaactccttttgtctcgattgacTTTGGACCTGTGACTAAAGGGCTTTTAGTCTCGGGTCAAAAATGAGCCACCGACAGCCACCTCCGAcggtaccaaccgggactaaagagccccatttagtcctagttgtaatggagggaatctggtggggcGTTTAGctcggttgaaaacaccaaccggggcTAAAGGTCTCCTTTAAGCCTAGTTGGATATACCAACATGGGACTAAAGGGAGGGGCCTTTAGTCcatggtaacaccaaccgggattaaacgCCTAACCGGAGCCTTTTCACGTGGCaaccccctctctctcttcaccttatctcctcctctccctttcataTCTCACGCACGCAGGCAGCTCCAGCgcctctccaccttatctcttctttctcctcctcctctccctttcttccaggcgggcggctccggcgcgggcgggtgcgggcggcgcgggtgggcAGCCGGTggtctatttttttttggaacttttTTGGTGCCTGGGCTCGCCACGCCGTGCGGGACCTCGGCCTCAGCTCAAGGAAGTAGGGCCTTCCAAGAATAGCAAAATCATTTCAGATGTTCAAGTCGTGGCCAAGGCCAACCAGGCCGCTGCTCCACGTCCTCATGCTCAATAAGAATTTGGAAATAATCTCATGGATTATACCGCACAACAAGAAGggcatgttggaggtatgccctagaggcaatcatagagatgatgatattccatttgtatccatgatttatgttgtgttccttgaatatccattaaaggctacttgaattgatttgcaattatgtgaattgtgtgtgaaactctttacttgtatggttattctaaagttgttcctagtcggagttcatgtgaggacacacatgaatattagactagcacatgtattagttgatgactatgtttcacaagtcatggacatggagatgttgaactaataatgtgggcacatgtggagacatgtgctaggactgacccaacacgagaagtagttctctttttaaacaacatatacgctttatccttagacctgagattgtcgcatgtattcaagatgtggatcgacttacttaggggctatcaaacgctacgccgtaacagggtagttataaaggtagctttcgggtttgtcaagaagcatgctatgagacatggtcaatcaagatgggatttgcccctctctgattgagagtgatatctctgggcccctcgagtgatcggatcagaaaatgcatggccatgctacgtacggttaagagttaacctacatcttccg
It includes:
- the LOC101777161 gene encoding xyloglucan endotransglucosylase/hydrolase protein 3 — encoded protein: MDPNTKLLLNEIHKCFAMSSTSASRKATTSGSSVSWKLSVFTATDGFHLGKLPKLNFPVFEGENPKLWLSGCEDYYEMYRVDPSIWVKVAVMQFEVSSPTARWALSVDKQLKRVTWCRSCGFRSKSVYGSGLFHMTMKIPSGYTAGVVTTFYLISQPENGGHDEIDLEFLGDKAGRPVTLQTNLIIDGQSYREQRLHLWFDPAADFHDYKILWNAYQLVMFLDDTPVRVLRNLTATVPGYQFPSKPAMLIRGSVWDGSDWATDDGRAKVDWSKAPFTAAFRGFDVDAACAVRGGGGVTPCNDSAALWWNGGEYEVLSGAQRAAYEGVKKNNMVYDYCTDKLRFNNHVPLECSYN